Sequence from the Enhydrobacter sp. genome:
GCAGCCGTTCGACGAGGTGGGCCGCTGCGGGCGCCTGGCCGGCCCCCAACAGCCGTCCGATCGCGCTGCTCGTGCTACCGACGAACGCCAGCAGGCCGTCGCCGTGGCCTTCGAGCTCGGAAAACGGCAAGGCCGCCAGCGCCCCCAGCTTGAAGTCGAGATGCGAGCGGCTGACGAGCCGCATCAGGTTGCGATAGCCCTCCTCGCTCTGGACGAGCAGCGTCAACCAATCGACTGCCGGCAGCTTGCCGGCGACCGCGATCCCGCCCTCCTCCTCGCGGCGGATGGCAAGGTCGCACCCGACGATCGGTTGCACGCCTCCCTTGGCGGCATACTGGGAGAATTCCAGCGCGCCGAACAGGTTGTTGCGGTCGGTGACGGCGACGGCCGGCATCGCCTGTGCCGTGGCGAGCGACACGATGGTATCGATCTTGTTCGCGCCTTCGGTCAGCGAATAGGCGGAGCGGACCTTGAGATGGACGAAGTCGGCGATGGCCATGCTGCATCATCGCCGCCGATCCTGTGGAAAGTTAGGCGAATAGCGTGCCGTCGCGCAGCGTCACGGTGCGATCCACCCGCGCGGCCAGCTCCGGATTGTGAGTGGCGATCAGCGCGGCCATGCCGGTTTCACGGACCAGGGCGAGGAGCTGGCGGAAAACGCCGTCGGCCGTCGTTGCATCGAGGTTGCCCGTCGGTTCGTCGGCCAGCAGCACGCGCGGCGCATTGGCCACGGCCCGCGCGATCGCGACGCGCTGCTGCTCGCCGCCCGACATTCGCCCCGGCCGATGATCGGCGCGCTCGGCCAGCTGGACCATGGCGAGCAGCTCGATGCCTCTGCGCCGGGCCTCGTTCCGCGACAGGCCGTTCAGCATCTGCGGCAGCATCACGTTCTCGAGGGCGGAGAACTCGGGAAGCAGGTGATGGTACTGGTAGACGAAGCCGAGGAAGCGCCGGCGCAGGGCCGTCCGCTCCCGGTCGCTCAGGATGCTGGCCGGGCGGCCGTCGAGCACGACCTCGCCCTTGTCCGGCCGTTCCAGCAATCCGGCGATGTGGAGCAAGGTCGACTTGCCGCTGCCGGACTGGCCGACCAGCGCCACGATCTCGCCGGGGTGCAGATCGAGGCTGACGCCGCGCAGGACGTGCAGCCTGCGGTCTCCCTGCACGAAGGTGCGCTCGACGCCACGCAGCGACAGCGCTTCGGTCCGGTCATTCATGGCGCAACCCCTCGATCGGCTCGATCCGCGTGCTGCGCCACGCCGGATAGGCGGCCGCCGCCAGCGACAGCAGCACCGCCACGGCGACGATCGACACCACTTCGGAAGCCTCGACGCGGACCGGGACGGCGGTGATGAAGTCGACTTCGGCGGCACCGCTGCCCGGCGCCGTGACGCTCGAGAGCCATCGCCCGATCGCCGGCATGTTGGCGCAGATCGCCAGCCCCAGCGCGGCACCGGCCGCGGTGCCGACGAGGCCGACCGCGGCCGCTGCCATGAAGAAGATGCGCACGATCGAGCCCGGCGATGCCCCCATCGTGCGCAGGATCGAGATGCTGCCGCGCTTGACGCGCACCAGCATCGTGAAGCTCGCGATGACGTTCATGGCGGCCACCAGGACGATCAGCGACAGGATGATGAACATCATCACGCGCTCGACCTGCAGGGCGCCGACGAAGCGGGAATTCAAGGCGAGCCAGTCGGCGATCTCGAGATCTTCGCGCCCGAGCGAGCGCCGCAGCCATGCCGCCGCGTCGGGCGCCCGAGCGGGATCGGCGAGCTGCAGGTCGAGCGAGCTCACCGTCCGCGGTTCGAGTTCGAGGTCCTCCTCGAGCTTGTCGAGTGGCACGAACACCAGGTTGGAGTCGAACTCGAAGCGCTTGGTGAGGAAGCTGCCGAGGACGGTGTAGTCGGAGTAGCGCGGCGCGATCGTCCCCGACTCGTTCAGGCGATGGGTCGCGAGCGTCACGGTGTCGCCGACGCTCAGGTTCAGGGCCTGGCGCAAGCGGTCTCCCATCACCACGCCGCGTCCCGTGCCGAACTCCCCCGTCCCTCCCTCGACCAGGTTGCGGGTGACGATGTCGCGCGACAGCAGATCCTCGGTCCGCACGCCCCGCAGCATGGCTCCCCTGGTCTGGCCGTCGGCACTCGCCAGGGCCTGCCGCTCAAGCGTTAGGCGCACCGCCGTCACGCCCGGCGCCGCGCGGAGCTTCGCCACGAGGTCGGCATCGGCGCGCAGGCTGCCCGATTGCCCGGTCACCACGACGTGGCCGTTCATGCCGATGATCCGGCCGACCAGGCTCTCGCGGAAGCCACCCATCACCGACAGCACCACGATCAGGGTGGCGACACCGAGAGCGACGCCGATCAGGGAGAAGATCGCGATGAAGGAGACGAAGCCTTCCCGCTGCCGCGTCGCGAGGTAGCGCCAGGCGAGCCAGCGCTCGACGGGTCCGGCCGCGTCACTCACGGCGCAGCCCTTCGACCGGATCGAGGCGGGACGCCCGCGCGGCCGGATAGAGTGACGCCACCAGGGCGAAGACCATCGCCATCGCGGCGATCGCGGCGACCTCCATCCAGTCGATGTGCGCCGGTATCTCGGCCAGCAGATAGAGCGTCTCGTCGAACAGCACCAGGCCGAAGGCGCTCTGCAGCCATTGCCGCACGGCCTCGATGTTGGCGGCGAAGGCCACACCCAGCGCCACCCCCAGGACGGTGCCGACGCCGCCGATCGCCAGCCCGTCCAGAAGGAAGAGACGCATGATGGCGCCGCGCGTCGCCCCCATCGTGCGCAGGATGGCGATGTCGTTGGACTTGGTCCGCACCAGCATCACCATGCTGGAGACGATATTGAAGGCCGCCACCAGCACGATCATCGTCAGCACGAGGAACATCACGTTGGTCTGCGCCTGGATGGCGGCGAAGAAGCCGAAATTGGCCTGCAGCCAGTCGAACACCCATCCGAGCGGGCCGACGGCCTGCATCACCTTCGGGCGGACGTCGGCGGCCGATGCGCCGTCGGCGAGGAAGATCTCGATGGTGCTGATCCTCTTGCCGAGATTGAGCAGGTGCTGGACATCGACCATGGGCGCATAGACGAAGTTGGCGTCGTAGTCGTACATGCCGGCGCAGAAGATCGCCGTCACCCGGGCGGACGCCGAGCGCGGCATGACGCCGAGCGGCGTCGCCACCGAGACGGGCGACAGCAGATGGAGGCGATCTCCCACCTTCAACCCCATCAGGTCGGCGAAGCGCCGGCCGACGGCCACCGTGAAGGTGTCGCCGAAGCCATCGAGGCTGCCCCAATCCACCGCCTTGTCGTCGCCGCCGCGGCACAGGCGGCGATAGCGTTCGCGCTGCGCGGCGGGTCCCTCGATCGCCGTCGCCAGCGGCATGCGCTCGCGCAGGTCGGACGGCTCGATGCCACGCAACAGCACGCCACGCACACGATCGCCGGCGATAGCGATGACCTGCCCTTCCGCCGACGGCGTCGCCGCGGCCACGCCGGGAACGGCCCTGATCCTCGCCAGCAGGCCGGCATCGGCGACGAGGCCGCCACGACTGCCCTGCACGCCGAGCTGCCCGCTGACGCTCGACATCTGGCGCAGCATTTCGATGCGAAAGCCGTTCATCACCGACATGACGACGATCAGCGTGCCCACGCCGAGCGCGATGCCGATCAGCGAGAAGGCGGCGATCACCGAGATGAAGCCCTCCTCCCGCCGCGCCCGCAGGTAGCGGAAGGCAACCAGTCGTTCGACGGCGGCGAAGACCATGCGTCAGGCGAAGCGCGCCACGATCTGCCCGGGCGGCAGTTCCTCGCGCACGCCGGTCTTGCGGTTCTTCAGCTCGACCTTGCCCGCCGCGAGGCCCTTGGGGCCGACGATCGCCTGCCAGGGGATGCCGATCAGGTCCATGTCGGCGAACTTGGCGCCCGGCCGCAGGTCGCGGTCGTCGTGCAGGACGTCGACACCCTTGGCCCGCAGCGCCGCGTAGAGCTTGTCGCAGGCCGCGGCGACGGCGCCGTCGTCGGGCTTGAGGTTGACGATGGCGACGCGGAACGGCGCCACCGATTCGGGCCACACGATGCCCGCATCGTCGTGGCTCGCCTCGATGATGCCGCCGACCAGGCGCGACACGCCGATGCCGTAGGAACCCATCTCGACCGTCACCGGTTCGCCCTTGGGGCCCGCGATCACGGCGTTCATCGGCTTGGAGTACCTGGTGCCGAAGTAGAAGATGTGGCCGACCTCAATGCCGCGGGCGGCGAGGCGTTGGTCCTCCGGCAGCTTCTCGAACGCCGCCTTGTCGTGCATCTCGTCGGTCGCGGCGTAGAGCGACGTCCATTCGTTCACGATGGACTGCAGATCCGAGCCGTAGTCGATCGTCCGGCTCAGGATGTCCTTGTCGACCAGGCCTTTGTGGCAGAACACCGCGCTCTCGCCAGTTTCCGCCAGGACGATGAACTCGTGGCTGAGATCGCCGCCGATCGGCCCGGTGTCGGCGCGCATCGGGATCGCCTTCAGACCCATGCGGGCGAAGGTGCGCAGGTAGGCGACGAACATCTTGTTGTAGGAATGCGTCGCGCCTGCCTTGTCGAGGTCGAAGGAATAGTTGTCCTTCATCAGGAACTCGCGGCCGCGCATCACGCCGAAACGCGGTCGCACTTCGTCGCGGAATTTCCACTGTATGTGGTAGAGGTTCCGGGGCAGGTCGCGATAGCTCTTCACGCCGTCGCGGAAGAGCACGGTGATCATCTCCTCGTTGGTCGGCCCGAACAGCATCTCGCGGTCGTGCCGGTCCTTGATCCGCAGCATCTCCGGGCCATAGGCGTCATAGCGGCCGCTCTCGCGCCACAGATCGGCCGACTGGATGGTCGGCATCAGCACTTCCTGGGCGCCCGACGCGTCCTGCTCCTCGCGCACGATGCGCTCGATGTTCTTCAGCACGCGGAAACCCAGAGGCAGCCAGGCGTAGATGCCGGCGCTGGTCTGGCGGACCAGCCCGGCGCGCAGCATCAGGCGGTGTGAAACGATCTGCGCCTCGGCCGGCGTCTCCTTCAGGGTGGGCAGGAAATACTGGCTCATCCGCATGCTGAATCGGTCCTCGCTGGGCGCTTCCGGGGGCGGCGCGGACTGTAGGGAACGGTCCCCCGCTTGGCAAACCGCAGCGGCGGCGACTGGATTTGCACAGGCCGATGCCCGCACACTGCCCGCAATATCGGGGGAGATACCAACGAATGCTCGAGCAGATATTCAAGCTGAGCGAGAACAGGACGACGGTGCGAACGGAGCTCGTGGCCGGACTCACGACCTTTCTCACCATGGCCTACATCATCTTCGTCAATCCACAGATCCTGAGCGCCGCCAAGATGCCGGGGGACGCGGTGTTCGTCTCGACCTGCGTCGCCGCCGCCGTCGGCTGCTTCCTGATGGCGTTCCTCGCCAACTATCCGATCGCGCTCGCGCCGGGCATGGGGTTGAACGCCTACTTCGCCTTCGGCGTGGTGGGTGGCATGGGCTTCAGCTGGCAGGTGGCGCTGGGCTGCGTGTTCCTGTCGGGCATCCTGTTCTTCATCATCAGCGTGCTGCCGCTGCGCGAATGGATCGTCAACGCGATCCCGAAGTCGCTCAAGATGGCGATCGCCGCCGGCATCGGCCTGTTCCTGGCGCTGATCGCACTCAAGAACGCCGGCATCGTCATCGGCAGCGAGGCCACGCTCGTGAAGCACGGCAATCTGGCGAGCTGGCCGGTCGCCATGGCGACCCTGGGATTCTTCCTCATCGTCGCCCTCGAGCATCGCCGGATCATCGGCGGCGTCATCATCGGCATCCTCGCCGTCACCATCGCCTCCATCCTGATGGGTCATCAGAAGTTCGGCGGCATCTTCGACATACCGCCCTCGATCGGCCCCGTCTTCCTGCAGATGGACCTGGCGGGCGCCTTCCATGTCGGTCTGATCACCGTGGTTTTCGCCTTCCTGTTCGTCGACCTGTTCGACAACACCGGCACGCTGATCGCGCTCGCTCATCGCGCCGGCTTCATGCGGCCGGACGGCACCGTGCCGCGCCTGCGCGGCGCCCTGCTCGCCGACAGCGGCGCCGCCATGGCCGGTGCCGCGATCGGCACCTCGACCACGACGAGCTACATCGAGAGCGCCGCAGGCATCAATTCGGGCGGCCGGACCGGCCTGACCGCGGCAACCGTCGGCGTGCTCTTCCTGCTGGCGCTGTTCGTGTCACCCCTCGCCGGCTCGATCCCCGCCTATGCCACCGCACCGGCGCTGCTCTATGTCGCCAGCCTGCTGGCACGCGGGCTCGTCGAGATCGAATGGAACGACATCACCGAGGCCGCGCCCGCCGTCATCACGGCGCTGGCGATGCCGTTCACCTTCTCGATCGCCGAAGGGATCGCCTTCGGATTCATTTCGTACGCCGGCATCAAGCTGGTTGCCGGACGCTGGCAGGATATCCATCCCGCCGTCGCCACCCTCGCTGTGCTGTTCGTGATCAAGTACGTGGTGATCGGATGATCAGACAACGGACGCGGAAATTTGTTTGATGTCGAACGACTCGCCGCGTTAACAATCGTTCTAATCGGCAGAAGCCACCGAAATAAAAGGTCTTGGCAATCGTCATGCCGCCATGTACACAGCCTACGACTTAGGCGCAGCCTGAGTTTAGGGAGGAGAGCGGCGCAAAGCCGCCTTACGAGGAGCTTCGGGGCAGAGAGGCGGCGGGCAAAGCCCGCCGTTTTCTTTTCAAAGGCTTAAGAGCCGTTCTTGATATTTTACTTTAATTTCCTTCGACCAGCCGGCGGAAGCTGAAGACGTCGGCTCGATGAAGCAAATAAAACCCCAGCCAGAGCACGGCGGCGACGACCGACGTGATGGCCGCCTTGCGCCGCAGTTGCGGCCGCTCGGGCGCTCCGGGATCCTGACCGCGCCCCGGTTTCTCGACCCGCCGGACACCGAGCGGCAGGATCGCGAAGAGCACCGTCCACCAGATCACCAGGTAGACCGTGATGCCGGTGGCCCATCCCATGCGCCGCCCCTAGACCTGCTCGAGCTCGATCAGGGTGCCCGTGAAATCCTTGGGATGGAGAAAGAGCACAGGCTTGTCGTGCGCCCCGATCTTCGGCTCGCCATCGCCCAGCACGCGGGCACCGCCGGCCTTGAGCTTGTCGCGGGCGGCATAGATGTCCTCGACCTCGTAGCAGACGTGATGGATACCGCCGTCGGCGTTTCGCGCGAGGAAATTGGCGATCGGCGACTTCTCGCCGAGCGGATGAAGCAGTTCGATCTTGGTGTTGGGCAACTCGACGAAGACGACCGTGACCCCGTGGTCCGGCTGGGCCTTCGGCGCGCTGACCTTGGCCCCCATCACCGTACGATAAAGCTCCGCCGCCCTTGCGAGGTCCGGCACGGCGATGGCGATGTGGTTGAGGCGACCGATCATGCCGTTTAGATGCGGACGATGTGCACGTCCGTCAACGGCTTCTTGCCGACATGCGCGCGGACGACACGTCGCACCGCCCGCCCCGCCGCTTCCCTGATCCGCTGGTCGTCGCCACGTTCTCCCTGGCTCAGATCGGCCAGCATCTCCTTCAACCCGGCGACGATGCCCGGCACAAGCTCCCCGTCGGCGTCGTCGATGCCGCGCAGGGAGACCACCGGTTCGGCCGCTGCCCGCCCTTGCCTGTCGAGCACCAACGTAGCGGCCGCCGAGCCGTTCCACAACAGCTTGCGGCGCTCGCGCAGGGACTCGCCGTCCAGCGCGACGAGAGTGTCGCCGTCGCGCGCCAGGCGGCCGACCGGGACGTGGTCGACGATCTCGGCCGGTCCCGGCGCGAGGCGAACCAGCGAGCCGTTCGGCGCCACGACGGTCTCGGGCACCTGGCAGGCCCGCGCCAGGGCGGCGTGCTCCACCATGTGGCGAACCTCGCCATGGACCGGCACGGCGATGCGCGGCCGTATCCACTGGTAGACCCGCACGAGTTCGTCGCGCGCGGGATGGCCCGAGACGTGGATGTCGGCCTCGCGGTCGGTGATCACCTCGACGCCGCGCGCCAGCAGCGCGTTGTGCAGGCGGCCGACGGCCCGCTCGTTGCCGGGGATGATCCGCGCCGAGAAGATGGCGGTGTCGCCCTCCTCGAGCACCAGGTCGCGATGGTCGTCGCCGGCGAGCTTGGCCATCGACGCCCGCGGTTCGCCCTGGCTGCCGGTGCAGATGAACAGCACCTTGTCGCGCGGCAGGTAGCCTGCCGACCGTTCGTCGACACAGGCGGGAAAATCGAGCAGGTAGCCGCACTCCTGCGCGGCGTCGACCATGCGCTGCAACGCGCGGCCCGAGAGCACGGGATGGCGGCGCGCCGCGACGGCCGCCTTGGCGATGCTTTCCACCCGCGCCAGGTTGGAGGCAAAGCACGTCACCGCGACGCGGCCGCGACGGCTGGCGACCAGCTTCTCGAGATTGAGGCGCACGGACGCCTCCGAACCCGCCTCGCCCTCGACGAAGACATTGGTGCTGTCGCAAACCATCGCGAGGGCACCCTCCTCGCCGATGCGCCGCAGCGTCTCCTCGTCGGTGACGTCGCCCAGCAACGGCTCGGGATCGATCTTCCAGTCGCCGGTGTGGAACACCGTACCCAGCCCGGTGCGGATGGCCAGCGCATTCGGCTCGAGGATCGAATGCGTCATGGTGATCAGCTCGAGGTCGAAGGGACCGATCCGGAAGCGGGCGCGCAGCGGGATCTCCGTGATCGGCACGGCGTCCATCAGGCCGGCCTCGGCGAGCTTGCGCCGCAGCACCGAGGCGGCGAAGGGCGTGGCATAGACCGGCGCCTGCAGCCGGGGCCAGAGATCGGCGACGGCGCCGAGATGGTCCTCGTGCGCGTGCGTGAGCACGATGCCGGCGAGCCGCTCCCGCCGCTCCACGATGAAGGCGGGATCGGGCATGATCACCTCGACGCCCGGCATCGAATCGTCGCCGAACGCGATGCCGAGATCGACCATCAGCCACTTGCCGGCGTGGCCGTAGAGGTTGAGGTTCATGCCGATCTCGCCCGCGCCGCCGAGCGCGAGGAACAGCAGTTCGTCGCCGGCCGGTACGGTCATTTGCGGCTGCGGCGATGGATCTCGATCAGCCCCCGCACCGTGATGTCCGGGACGACCTGCTCGATCACGCCGGTCGCCCCCTCGAACACCGGCGCGAGGCCGCCGGTCGACACCACCTTCATGGGACGGCCGAACTCGGCCTTGATGCGGGCGACGATGCCCTCGATCAGGCCGACATAGCCCCAGAACACGCCGGAGTGCATGCATTCGATCGTGTTGACGCCGATCACGCGCCGGGGCCGTTCAACGACGATCCGCGGCAGCAGCGCGGTCGCATTGACCAGCGCCTCGATGCTGAGATTGATGCCCGGTGCGATCACGCCGCCGCAGTAGCTGCCGTCCTCGTCGACGACGTCGAAGGTGGTGGCGGTGCCGAAGTCGACGATTATCATCGGGGTCTTCGGGAACAGCACGGCCGCCCCGACCGTGTTGCAGATGCGGT
This genomic interval carries:
- a CDS encoding ABC transporter ATP-binding protein gives rise to the protein MNDRTEALSLRGVERTFVQGDRRLHVLRGVSLDLHPGEIVALVGQSGSGKSTLLHIAGLLERPDKGEVVLDGRPASILSDRERTALRRRFLGFVYQYHHLLPEFSALENVMLPQMLNGLSRNEARRRGIELLAMVQLAERADHRPGRMSGGEQQRVAIARAVANAPRVLLADEPTGNLDATTADGVFRQLLALVRETGMAALIATHNPELAARVDRTVTLRDGTLFA
- a CDS encoding ABC transporter permease, giving the protein MSDAAGPVERWLAWRYLATRQREGFVSFIAIFSLIGVALGVATLIVVLSVMGGFRESLVGRIIGMNGHVVVTGQSGSLRADADLVAKLRAAPGVTAVRLTLERQALASADGQTRGAMLRGVRTEDLLSRDIVTRNLVEGGTGEFGTGRGVVMGDRLRQALNLSVGDTVTLATHRLNESGTIAPRYSDYTVLGSFLTKRFEFDSNLVFVPLDKLEEDLELEPRTVSSLDLQLADPARAPDAAAWLRRSLGREDLEIADWLALNSRFVGALQVERVMMFIILSLIVLVAAMNVIASFTMLVRVKRGSISILRTMGASPGSIVRIFFMAAAAVGLVGTAAGAALGLAICANMPAIGRWLSSVTAPGSGAAEVDFITAVPVRVEASEVVSIVAVAVLLSLAAAAYPAWRSTRIEPIEGLRHE
- a CDS encoding FtsX-like permease family protein is translated as MVFAAVERLVAFRYLRARREEGFISVIAAFSLIGIALGVGTLIVVMSVMNGFRIEMLRQMSSVSGQLGVQGSRGGLVADAGLLARIRAVPGVAAATPSAEGQVIAIAGDRVRGVLLRGIEPSDLRERMPLATAIEGPAAQRERYRRLCRGGDDKAVDWGSLDGFGDTFTVAVGRRFADLMGLKVGDRLHLLSPVSVATPLGVMPRSASARVTAIFCAGMYDYDANFVYAPMVDVQHLLNLGKRISTIEIFLADGASAADVRPKVMQAVGPLGWVFDWLQANFGFFAAIQAQTNVMFLVLTMIVLVAAFNIVSSMVMLVRTKSNDIAILRTMGATRGAIMRLFLLDGLAIGGVGTVLGVALGVAFAANIEAVRQWLQSAFGLVLFDETLYLLAEIPAHIDWMEVAAIAAMAMVFALVASLYPAARASRLDPVEGLRRE
- a CDS encoding proline--tRNA ligase, which gives rise to MRMSQYFLPTLKETPAEAQIVSHRLMLRAGLVRQTSAGIYAWLPLGFRVLKNIERIVREEQDASGAQEVLMPTIQSADLWRESGRYDAYGPEMLRIKDRHDREMLFGPTNEEMITVLFRDGVKSYRDLPRNLYHIQWKFRDEVRPRFGVMRGREFLMKDNYSFDLDKAGATHSYNKMFVAYLRTFARMGLKAIPMRADTGPIGGDLSHEFIVLAETGESAVFCHKGLVDKDILSRTIDYGSDLQSIVNEWTSLYAATDEMHDKAAFEKLPEDQRLAARGIEVGHIFYFGTRYSKPMNAVIAGPKGEPVTVEMGSYGIGVSRLVGGIIEASHDDAGIVWPESVAPFRVAIVNLKPDDGAVAAACDKLYAALRAKGVDVLHDDRDLRPGAKFADMDLIGIPWQAIVGPKGLAAGKVELKNRKTGVREELPPGQIVARFA
- a CDS encoding NCS2 family permease encodes the protein MLEQIFKLSENRTTVRTELVAGLTTFLTMAYIIFVNPQILSAAKMPGDAVFVSTCVAAAVGCFLMAFLANYPIALAPGMGLNAYFAFGVVGGMGFSWQVALGCVFLSGILFFIISVLPLREWIVNAIPKSLKMAIAAGIGLFLALIALKNAGIVIGSEATLVKHGNLASWPVAMATLGFFLIVALEHRRIIGGVIIGILAVTIASILMGHQKFGGIFDIPPSIGPVFLQMDLAGAFHVGLITVVFAFLFVDLFDNTGTLIALAHRAGFMRPDGTVPRLRGALLADSGAAMAGAAIGTSTTTSYIESAAGINSGGRTGLTAATVGVLFLLALFVSPLAGSIPAYATAPALLYVASLLARGLVEIEWNDITEAAPAVITALAMPFTFSIAEGIAFGFISYAGIKLVAGRWQDIHPAVATLAVLFVIKYVVIG
- a CDS encoding DUF1467 family protein, whose translation is MGWATGITVYLVIWWTVLFAILPLGVRRVEKPGRGQDPGAPERPQLRRKAAITSVVAAVLWLGFYLLHRADVFSFRRLVEGN
- the mce gene encoding methylmalonyl-CoA epimerase is translated as MIGRLNHIAIAVPDLARAAELYRTVMGAKVSAPKAQPDHGVTVVFVELPNTKIELLHPLGEKSPIANFLARNADGGIHHVCYEVEDIYAARDKLKAGGARVLGDGEPKIGAHDKPVLFLHPKDFTGTLIELEQV
- a CDS encoding ribonuclease J, yielding MTVPAGDELLFLALGGAGEIGMNLNLYGHAGKWLMVDLGIAFGDDSMPGVEVIMPDPAFIVERRERLAGIVLTHAHEDHLGAVADLWPRLQAPVYATPFAASVLRRKLAEAGLMDAVPITEIPLRARFRIGPFDLELITMTHSILEPNALAIRTGLGTVFHTGDWKIDPEPLLGDVTDEETLRRIGEEGALAMVCDSTNVFVEGEAGSEASVRLNLEKLVASRRGRVAVTCFASNLARVESIAKAAVAARRHPVLSGRALQRMVDAAQECGYLLDFPACVDERSAGYLPRDKVLFICTGSQGEPRASMAKLAGDDHRDLVLEEGDTAIFSARIIPGNERAVGRLHNALLARGVEVITDREADIHVSGHPARDELVRVYQWIRPRIAVPVHGEVRHMVEHAALARACQVPETVVAPNGSLVRLAPGPAEIVDHVPVGRLARDGDTLVALDGESLRERRKLLWNGSAAATLVLDRQGRAAAEPVVSLRGIDDADGELVPGIVAGLKEMLADLSQGERGDDQRIREAAGRAVRRVVRAHVGKKPLTDVHIVRI
- a CDS encoding type III pantothenate kinase, which translates into the protein MLLAINANNTNVKFGVIDGDRIVGEWRQHTSAMRTADEHAVWLFQLMKMEGIDTGAITDAIIASVVPQATFNLRRLCTRYFDCTPLVLGEPSVTYGIEVKGQGAGADRICNTVGAAVLFPKTPMIIVDFGTATTFDVVDEDGSYCGGVIAPGINLSIEALVNATALLPRIVVERPRRVIGVNTIECMHSGVFWGYVGLIEGIVARIKAEFGRPMKVVSTGGLAPVFEGATGVIEQVVPDITVRGLIEIHRRSRK